The following are encoded together in the Conger conger chromosome 11, fConCon1.1, whole genome shotgun sequence genome:
- the ankrd34bb gene encoding ankyrin repeat domain 34Bb, which produces MEDVMEVRTDGSSLLKAVYLSRLRLTRLLLEGGAYINESNDRGETPLMVACKTRHTDQQSVPKAKMVKYLLENSADPNIQDKSGKTALMHACLEQAGVEVVSLLLASGADPSLEDRSGSSALVYAVNASDKDTLKVLLDACKAKGKEVIIITTDKLPSGRQMTKQYLNVPPPPDLEDRLHCSPLGCMSPSEIDLRTSPQATGTSAQPEKRIFNFKDPGNPAAGTSQPGSPTRDLNLAGSAKFLHLQRLHSEPWLKIPPSLLPQQGTASSLSDNLLDITPEEELSFRINGIVIPKTPVTQHQSIDVKALEQASSCSNIELGKGRGVAGLGRKMSYDDISSFHSASHPDLHRNSGGGAGAGGGPCPAPVPVDKDPESLPMLAVSSLRSIVQRRGIGAVDHYSSDSQLPQFSGHPPEDCRGGIGAAEKRKLVSTRSSTFGCSRESLDGIPRRGAGMERRGSGALLLDHISQTRPGYLPPLNPHPPIPDIGANATATGAAGSAGPTGGGGLVKTGVSSGPSGAKHMVPSAPNFPRDLKAKKMLLRRHSMQTEQIKQLANFEEIFGH; this is translated from the exons ATGGAGGACGTGATGGAGGTGCGCACGGACGGCAGCTCCCTCCTGAAGGCCGTGTACCTGAGCCGTCTGCGGCTGACGCGCCTGCTCCTGGAGGGCGGGGCCTACATCAACGAGAGCAACGACCGCGGTGAGACCCCGCTCATGGTGGCCTGCAAGACCCGGCACACCGACCAGCAGAGCGTGCCCAAGGCCAAGATGGTGAAGTACCTGCTGGAGAACAGCGCCGACCCCAACATCCAGGACAAGAGCGGGAAAACGGCCCTCATGCACGCCTGTCTGGAGCAGGCCGGAGTGGAG GTTGTGTCCTTGCTTCTGGCCAGCGGGGCTGACCCCAGCCTGGAAGACCGCTCCGGCTCCTCGGCCCTGGTCTACGCGGTCAACGCCAGCGACAAGGACACCCTAAAGGTGCTGCTGGATGCCTGCAAGGCCAAGGGCAAGGAGgtgatcatcatcaccaccgACAAGCTGCCCTCCGGGCGCCAGATGACCAAGCAGTACCTCAACGTACCCCCGCCACCCGACCTGGAGGACCGGCTCCACTGCTCCCCGCTGGGCTGCATGTCCCCTTCCGAAATCGACCTACGCACCTCGCCCCAGGCCACCGGCACCTCAGCGCAGCCCGAAAAACGCATCTTCAACTTCAAGGACCCCGGGAACCCAGCGGCCGGGACCTCCCAGCCAGGCTCCCCGACCCGGGACCTGAACCTGGCAGGTTCAGCCAAGTTCCTGCACCTGCAGAGGCTGCACTCCGAGCCCTGGCTGAAGATCCCACCTTCCCTGCTCCCGCAGCAGGGCACAGCCTCCTCCCTGTCCGACAACCTCCTGGACATCACCCCCGAGGAGGAGCTGTCCTTCAGAATCAACGGCATCGTCATCCCCAAGACCCCCGTCACCCAACACCAAAGCATCGACGTGAAG GCCCTCGAGCAGGCTTCCAGCTGCAGTAACATCGAGCTGGGGAAAGGAAGAGGAGTTGCTGGGCTGGGGAGGAAGATGTCGTATGACGATATCTCCTCCTTCCACTCCGCCTCGCACCCTGATCTCCACCGCAACagtgggggcggggcgggggccggtGGCGGGCCCTGCCCCGCACCCGTCCCAGTGGACAAGGACCCCGAGTCCCTCCCCATGCTGGCCGTGTCCAGCCTGCGCAGTATAGTCCAGAGGCGAGGCATCGGGGCGGTGGACCACTACAGCTCCGACTCCCAGCTGCCCCAGTTCAGCGGCCACCCTCCAGAGGACTGCAGGGGCGGAATCGGTGCAGCCGAGAAACGCAAGCTGGTCTCCACCCGCTCATCCACCTTCGGCTGCTCCCGAGAGTCCCTGGACGGCATCCCCCGGAGGGGGGCCGGGATGGAGCGCAGGGGGTCGGGGGCGCTGCTCCTCGACCACATTTCCCAAACCCGGCCTGGCTACCTGCCCCCGctcaacccccacccacccatccCGGACATCGGAGCCAACGCCACGGCGACAGGAGCCGCTGGCAGTGCCGGTCCCACCGGGGGAGGTGGCCTCGTGAAGACGGGGGTGTCGTCGGGGCCCTCGGGGGCCAAACACATGGTACCGAGTGCCCCCAACTTCCCCAGGGATCTCAAGGCCAAAAAGATGCTGCTGAGGCGTCACTCCATGCAGACGGAGCAGATCAAGCAGCTGGCCAACTTCGAGGAGATCTTCGGCCACTGA
- the dhfr gene encoding dihydrofolate reductase: protein MSRILNSIVAVCPDMGIGNKGQLPWHSKRLNNELRYFQRMTMTPSIEGRQNVVIMGRSTWFSIPAQNRPLKNRINIVLSRQLKEPPEGAHHLAPDFSSALRLLDTADLAEQVDQVWIIGGSSVFKEVMEAQDQRRLFVTQVLQQFDCDTFLPPINPSIFRLLPGFPGVPEGIQEENGILYKYEVYESIQT, encoded by the exons ATGTCTCGCATTCTAAACAGTATTGTTGCAGTTTGCCCAGATATGGGGATTGGTAACAAAGGACAACTTCCCTGGCACTCAAAACGATTGAA taacgAATTAAGATATTTCCAGAGAATGACCATGACTCCTTCCATTGAAG GGAGGCAGAACGTGGTGATCATGGGGAGGAGCACCTGGTTCTCCATTCCGGCTCAAAACAGGCCGCTAAAGAACCGAATCAACATTGTGCTCAGCCGGCAACTGAA aGAGCCCCCGGAGGGTGCACATCACCTGGCCCCTGACTTCAGCTCAGCGCTCCGCTTGCTGGACACTGCTGACCTTGCGGAGCAGGTAGACCAGGTGTGGATCATTGGAGGGAGCTCTGTTTTTAAG gaggtgatggaggCCCAGGATCAGAGGCGGCTATTCGTGACTCAGGTCCTGCAGCAGTTTGACTGCGACACCTTCCTGCCTCCTATCAATCCCTCCATCTTCCGCCTCCTGCCAGG GTTCCCGGGAGTACCGGAGGGAATACAGGAGGAGAATGGGATTCTGTACAAATACGAAGTCTATGAAAGTATACAAACCTGA
- the fam151b gene encoding protein FAM151B isoform X1 codes for MGARSRFWTSRFRIHVVALFLIVVTAAWTVWNLMSKIPSFSDSGKMSEQTLDYFLRKGTINEKDAANVEWYHMANTKSKITKALRSSAQMIEADIIMRGHDPKEPIMAHPPQTDSDITLRDWLKEVSASDKGIKLDFKSLQAVAPSMQLLKEIRGQMHGPVWINADILPGPGGKATPLAPQDFLEAVGPGHPGDVLSLGWTTGWTPNTDNPGYSWEMVQQMEGVCRDLKQPVTFPVRAALLPQSYAQLLWLLQQSDRYSLTVWTGLSDEVAMEDLLPYRKNIDKSRVYYDLLESQSNAFRKLPGYS; via the exons ATGGGAGCAAGATCGCGTTTTTGGACCAGTCGTTTCCGTATACATGTCGTCGCGCTTTTCTTGATTGTAGTTACTGCTGCATGGACTGTTTGGAACCTAATGTCCAAGATTCCGAGTTTCTCCGACTCAG GCAAGATGAGCGAACAGACATTGGACTATTTTCTCAGAAAAGGGACAATAAATGAGAAGGATGCTGCGAATGTGGAGTGGTATCATATGGCCAACACCAAGTCTAAAATCACCAAAGCACTTAGAA GTTCTGCCCAAATGATTGAGGCGGACATTATAATGAGAGGCCACGACCCCAAAGAGCCAATAATGGCCCATCCTCCTCAGACGGACAGTGACATCACTTTGCGTGATTGGCTGAAGGAGGTGTCAGCGTCTGACAAGGGAATAAAGTTAGACTTCAAAAG CCTGCAGGCAGTGGCGCCCTCTATGCAACTCTTGAAGGAAATTCGGGGGCAGATGCATGGCCCTGTGTGGATTAATGCGGATATcctccctggtcctggagggaaGGCCACTCCCCTGGCACCCCAGGACTTCCTAGAGGCAGTGGGACCCGGACACCCCGGTGACGTTCTGTCCCTGGGCTGGACCACAGGCTGGACTCCCAACACTGACAACCCTG GATATAGCTGGGAGATGGTTCAGCAGATGGAGGGGGTGTGTCGCGATCTGAAGCAGCCAGTCACGTTCCCCGTGCGAGCTGCTCTTCTCCCGCAGTCCTACGCCCAGCTCCTCTGGCTCCTGCAGCAGTCCGACAG GTACAGCCTGACTGTGTGGACGGGGCTGAGTGATGAGGTAGCCATGGAGGACCTCCTGCCATACAGGAAGAACATTGACAAGAGCAGGGTCTACTATGACCTCCTGGAGTCCCAGAGCAACGCCTTCAGGAAACTCCCAGGATACTCTTAA
- the fam151b gene encoding protein FAM151B isoform X2 — protein MGARSRFWTSRFRIHVVALFLIVVTAAWTVWNLMSKIPSFSDSGSAQMIEADIIMRGHDPKEPIMAHPPQTDSDITLRDWLKEVSASDKGIKLDFKSLQAVAPSMQLLKEIRGQMHGPVWINADILPGPGGKATPLAPQDFLEAVGPGHPGDVLSLGWTTGWTPNTDNPGYSWEMVQQMEGVCRDLKQPVTFPVRAALLPQSYAQLLWLLQQSDRYSLTVWTGLSDEVAMEDLLPYRKNIDKSRVYYDLLESQSNAFRKLPGYS, from the exons ATGGGAGCAAGATCGCGTTTTTGGACCAGTCGTTTCCGTATACATGTCGTCGCGCTTTTCTTGATTGTAGTTACTGCTGCATGGACTGTTTGGAACCTAATGTCCAAGATTCCGAGTTTCTCCGACTCAG GTTCTGCCCAAATGATTGAGGCGGACATTATAATGAGAGGCCACGACCCCAAAGAGCCAATAATGGCCCATCCTCCTCAGACGGACAGTGACATCACTTTGCGTGATTGGCTGAAGGAGGTGTCAGCGTCTGACAAGGGAATAAAGTTAGACTTCAAAAG CCTGCAGGCAGTGGCGCCCTCTATGCAACTCTTGAAGGAAATTCGGGGGCAGATGCATGGCCCTGTGTGGATTAATGCGGATATcctccctggtcctggagggaaGGCCACTCCCCTGGCACCCCAGGACTTCCTAGAGGCAGTGGGACCCGGACACCCCGGTGACGTTCTGTCCCTGGGCTGGACCACAGGCTGGACTCCCAACACTGACAACCCTG GATATAGCTGGGAGATGGTTCAGCAGATGGAGGGGGTGTGTCGCGATCTGAAGCAGCCAGTCACGTTCCCCGTGCGAGCTGCTCTTCTCCCGCAGTCCTACGCCCAGCTCCTCTGGCTCCTGCAGCAGTCCGACAG GTACAGCCTGACTGTGTGGACGGGGCTGAGTGATGAGGTAGCCATGGAGGACCTCCTGCCATACAGGAAGAACATTGACAAGAGCAGGGTCTACTATGACCTCCTGGAGTCCCAGAGCAACGCCTTCAGGAAACTCCCAGGATACTCTTAA